A region from the Pectinophora gossypiella chromosome 29, ilPecGoss1.1, whole genome shotgun sequence genome encodes:
- the LOC126379463 gene encoding actin depolymerising venom protein gelsolin 1-like, translating to MKLLLLCAFALVACAYARTATRAPAVTAHITSLTDKDARQKAMTHPAFANAGRQAGIEVWRIENFEPVPVAQKDFGKFYKGDSYIVLKTTSDKRNNLSWDIHYWIGSESTQDESGAAAILTVGLDDKFNGAAVQHRQTMGYESSDFTALFPPAIRYLDGGHASGFNHVTTNAGAAKRLFQIKGKRNVRVRQVDPVISSMNKGDVFILDVDHDIYVYVGEKAKNVERLKAISVANQVRDQDHNGRGRVEIIDQYSSEVDVQRFFTALGSGSRQLVPDESAGGDDQQFERSEEQAVVLSEVSDSSGTLKVTPLSKPYKQEQLKPQEVYILDTVSGSIYVWVGKQSTEREKSEAMSKAQQYLAAKKYPSWVHVSRVPQGAEPAVFKQYFSTWRDVGMSHSRLVRSVNGDASSMSSYEPSWTGYSRQVQPRLYEVSLNANNLRFTLLPEIRQSELQSDEAYVLDTGRQVFVWLGDEAPQHLIKSATIIANAYAGTHPADNINMYVTKQGLEPTDFTLMFDQWDPDMWKKIRDYEADRERELRDNEIDVDK from the exons GATGCCAGACAGAAAGCGATGACACATCCCGCCTTCGCCAATGCGGGTAGGCAGGCTGGCATTGAAGTGTGGAGGATTGAG AATTTCGAGCCCGTCCCAGTGGCACAGAAGGACTTCGGAAAATTCTATAAAGGCGATTCCTACATTGTTCTAAAG ACGACATCAGACAAGCGTAACAACTTGTCATGGGACATCCACTACTGGATAGGCAGCGAGTCCACCCAGGACGAGTCTGGTGCGGCGGCCATTTTGACCGTGGGGCTCGATGACAAGTTCAACGGAGCAGCCGTGCAGCACCGACAGACTATGGGTTACGAGAGCTCCGATTTCACAGCGCTGTTTCCCCCAG CAATTCGCTACCTAGACGGAGGGCATGCATCAGGATTCAACCACGTGACCACAAACGCAGGCGCCGCCAAGAGACTGTTCCAGATCAAAGGGAAGAGGAACGTTAGGGTCAGACAG GTGGACCCGGTGATCTCGTCAATGAACAAAGGCGACGTGTTCATCTTGGACGTGGACCACGACATCTACGTGTACGTGGGTGAGAAGGCGAAGAACGTGGAGAGGCTGAAGGCCATATCGGTGGCCAACCAGGTCCGAGACCAGGACCACAACGGCAGGGGTCGCGTTGAGATCATCG ATCAATACTCAAGTGAAGTTGATGTCCAGAGGTTCTTCACGGCTCTGGGGTCCGGGTCGAGGCAGCTGGTGCCTGATGAGAGCGCTGGAGGAGATGACCAG CAATTCGAACGCAGCGAGGAGCAGGCAGTGGTCCTCTCGGAAGTGTCAGACAGCAGTGGTACTCTTAAGGTCACGCCGCTCTCCAAGCCATACAAACAGGAGCAACTCAAGCCACAG GAAGTCTACATCCTGGACACGGTGAGTGGCAGCATCTACGTGTGGGTCGGGAAGCAGTCCACAGAGCGGGAGAAGTCGGAGGCCATGTCCAAAGCCCAGCAGTATCTGGCAGCCAAGAAGTACCCGTCGTGGGTGCATGTGTCAAGGGTGCCTCAGGGGGCGGAGCCCGCGGTGTTCAAGCAGTACTTCTCCACCTGGAGGGACGTTGGGATGTCGCATTCTAGACTCGTCAGGTCTGTTAACG GAGACGCGTCTTCAATGAGTTCCTATGAACCCTCCTGGACCGGGTACTCCCGTCAGGTTCAGCCTCGTCTATACGAGGTGTCCCTCAACGCTAACAACTTAAGGTTCACATTGCTTCCGGAGATTCGGCAGAGC GAGTTGCAGTCAGATGAGGCCTACGTGCTGGACACGGGTCGTCAGGTGTTCGTCTGGCTTGGAGACGAAGCCCCGCAGCACCTCATCAAATCTGCCACCATCATTGCCAAT GCATACGCAGGGACCCACCCCGCCGATAACATTAACATGTATGTGACCAAACAAGGACTAGAACCTACTGACTTCACACTTATGTTCGATCAATGGGACCCTGATATGTGGaag aaaataagGGATTACGAAGCCGACAGAGAGAGGGAGTTAAGAGACAATGAAATCGACGtcgacaaataa